In Acidimicrobiales bacterium, the genomic window GGTGGTGAAGTAGGCGAGCAGGTCACCGAAGGCCTCGTGGTAGGCGCCGGCCTCCTGGCCCTGGAGCAGGCCGGGCGCCTGCTGGTCCAGCACGGCGTGGCCGTACTCGTGGATGATGCCGCTGGCGTCCTCGCCCTCGTTGATGCCGTTCGAGCCGACGCCGAGGACGATCTCGGACCCGTCGTAGAAGGCGTTGTCGACGGTCTGGGGGTCCACGCCGAACACGGGGAAGGACTCGTTGCGGACGTCGGTGAAGCCGAGGTCCTGCATCTGACGCTGCACCCGGTCGATCCAGTAGTAGGCCATGGCGCTCTCGAAGCCGGCCTCGCCGCGACCCTGGCCCCACTGGGCGTCGGCCTCCTCGGGGGTGTCGACCGGGGCGCCGTCGGGGTCGGCGTTGACGAACTCGCCGACGAGCTGGCCCGAGGCGGGGTCGTCGAGGCCCTCGAGGGGCTCGCCCGACAGGAACTGGTTGGCGTCGGCCGAGTCGGTGAGCTGGCCTCCGGAGGCGTAGATCGGGTCCGGGAGGAACACGCAGGCCGAGGGGGCCTCGGGCAGGTCGCACTGATCCCCGGCGGCCTGGGCGGCCACTCCCTTGCCCGACGAGACCGCGGTGCCGGCGAGGGCCGCGTTGCCGGGAACGGCCGGGCCGAGGCGGTGGCGGTCGGTGGCCACCTGGGCCGCGGTGATGGTGTCGCCGGTGGTGGCGTTGATCAGGACCCGCCAGGATCCGGTGGGGTCGGACGTGCGCACGCCCACGCGCCACGCCAGCACGAGCTCGTCACCCGACTGCACCCAGACGAGCTCGGGCTCGTCCACCTCGGTCGGGGTGCCCTGCACCGCCTTGCCGGCGCTCTCCTTGGCCTCCTCGGCCGTGGTCGCCTCGGCGGCGTCCTCGGCCGGCTGGGCGTCGACGAGAGCGTTGTTGGCGCCCGTGATCTCGCCGCCGTCGCGCACGTGGACGGTGACCTCCGCGTCCTGCACGAGGTGGCCGTCGTACTCCTGGGCGAAGGTGACGTGGCTGACGTTCGGCGACCGGGTGAGGCCGGCGAACACGAGCGAGTCGAAGGTGGCGTCGGGCACGGCGTCGGCCTCGCCGAGCCAGGCCTGCGCGTCGTCGACGAGCGCCTGCTCCTCCTCGGTGAGGCTCGCGCTCGGGTCGGTGGTGGCGGTCGCGCCATCGCCGCCGTCGCCACCCGACGAGCACGACAGGAGGGTGACGGCCAGCGCGGTGGCCACGACGACGGCCACCACCCGGTTGGTGGCCCGCTGGGACTGCCCGTTGCTGCGCTTCACCGTCACCCCTTGGTCGAGAGCTGGTTGCCCCGTACAGACGAATGACGTTACCGGTCTGGTTCCCGGCGTCGTCCGCACCCGTGCTCCCACCCGTCCGCGCACGGCAGCCGGGGGGTCTACCCTGTGGCCGACCACGAACCGGTCGGGCACAGGGGGAACAGATGGTTCGCAGGAAGAAGGCCACCGAGGCCGCGGAGCGGCTGTCGAGGATCGCGTTCTTCGAGGGCTTCACGCCCGACGAGCTGGCGCGGGTCGCCGAGCTCGTCGACGACGTCGAGGCCGAGCCCGGCGCCGTGTTGACCGATCAGGGCCGGCCGGGCCAGGAGTGCTACGTCATCGAGTCGGGCCAGGCCAACGTGTACTTCGGCGGCGAGCACATCGCCACCCTCGGCCCCGGTTCGATGGTGGGCGAGATGGCGCTCCTCGAGCACCGCCCCCGCATCGCCTCGGTCGTGGCCGAGACACCCATGCAGCTCCTCGGCCTCGACACCCGCAGCTTCCGGGCCCTCCTCGAGGAGATGCCCAAGGCCAGCCAGCGGGTGATGTCCCTGCTCAACGCCCGCCTCCAGGAGAACGCGGACCGCCAGTCCGGCGGCGAGGGATAGCAGGCCCCTCGGCGCAGGGCGTGCACTCGCCCGACCGGGGGTCGGCGTCCGACATCAGTCCAATCGCAGGCTGCCGCCGGCGGCGCGGTGCGCCGGGCGGCCGCAGCACTCCTCGTCGATCAGCGCCGCCATGGTGTCGACGTCGCGCGTCGAGCACCACGCCCGTCGGCCATCGGGGAGCAGTCCGGCGGCCAGCGCCACCTCGCGCTCGCCGTCACGTCCGTGCATCACCGTGTAGGCCTCGACGGTGACCGGTCCGGCGTGGTCGTCGGGTGCCACCTCGCGGCCCGGGGCGGCCAGCGCGTCGGCCTCGGCCTGCGTGCCGGCGTGGCGGAAGCCGCCGGCCGGCGGCTCGGTGGCGTAGAGGCCCAGTGCGTGCTTGGTGGTGAACCCGCCGTTCGCGCTGCACAGTCCGAGCGTCCCGGGCGTCTCACCCCGCAGCACCTCGACCATGGTGGCGATGCCGTGGGTGGCGTAGTTGTTCCACGGGCCGCCGGCGAGCCCCATCCCCCCGGTCACGGTGAGGGGCCGCTCCAGGCCGAGCCCCAACTCCGCCGCCGCGATCTGCACGGCCGACGGGAAGCACGAGTAGAGGTCGACGGGGCCGAGGTCGGCTGCGCCGATGCCGGCGGCGTCGAAGAGCGCGGCGCCGGCGGTGCGCAGGGCGGGCGACGAGCAGAGGTCGTTTCGGGGCGACACGTGGGCCCGGTCGTTGGCCTCGGCGCCGGCGACCGGGAACACCCACCGGTCACGGGGGACGCCGAGGGCCTCGGCCTTCTCGGCCGAGCACAGCAGCACCGCGGCGGCCTGCTCGACGTTGTTGTTCGAGTTCATGACGAGCGTGTACGGGTACCCGATGAGCCGGTTGGTCGGGGTGGGGGTGACGGCCTCCTCCGGCGTCATGGCCGTGCGGTTCCACGCGTGCGGGTTGGCGGCCGCCACCTCGGAGAAGCCGGACCAGAGGCGCCCGAGGTGGGCGAGGTGCTCGGCGGGGGTGCGCCCGGCCGCGGCCCGCAGAGCGATCTCGAAGATGGCGTACATCTGCACCGGCAGGACGAGACCTTGTGCCGCCTCGGCCTCGTCGATCATGTCGAGGGGTGCCCCGAAGCTGTCGGCGAGCGGCGTGTCTTCCCCCTGGGAGGTCCACGCGGGCTTCTCGTCCCGATTGCGGTGGGCGGTCCGGGTGCGCCACGCCTCGCCGCCGCAGAGCAGGGCCACATCGAGGTCGCCGGCGGCGATGTCGAGGGCGGTGCGGTTCAGGAGCGCCTGCGGGGTCTGGCCGCCGTCGGTCGTGTAGATGCTCTGACGGGGCTTCGCTCCCACCCGCTCGGCCACCAGAGCGCCCGGGTCCCGGTAGCGCCAGGAGAGCAGCTTGACGACCCGTACGGAGTCCACCGCGGCGAGCAGCCCGCGACCGCCACTGTCGGTCGCGGCCGCCTCGGCGGCACGGGCGATGAGCTCGACGGGCTCGACCTCGTCGTCGCCCCGGTCGATCCGGTTCTCGACCTGGCCCACGCCCACGATGACGGGGGTGCGCGGGTCCACTACCTTGACCATCCGGTCAAGTTAGAAAGGGGCGGCTCATTCCGTACAATCGCCAGATCGACGTCCTCGTACTGTGCTCGGGCAACATCTGCCGTTCGCCGATGGCCGAGGCCTTCCTGGCCTACCAGATGGCGGCGCGTGGCGTCCCCGGCCACGTCTCCTCCGCCGGCCTGTTCAAGGACGGGCAGCCGGCGTCGCCCCACGGGGTGACGGTGACCGGGCGCAAGGGCCACGACCTCACCCGGCATCGCAGCCGGGTGATGAACGCCGACATGCTGCGTGAGGCCGACCTCATCGTGGGCATGGAGCGGATGCACGTGCGTGAGGCCGTGGTGCTGGCCAACGACGTGGCGCCCCGCGCCTTCACCCTGAAAGAGCTGGTGCGTCGCGGTGAGGCCATCGGGCCCCGCCAGCCGGGTGAGACCACCGAGGCGTGGCTGGCTCGCGCCGCCGCCGGCCGCCGTGCGACCGACCACCTCGGGGCCTCGGCCGAGGACGACGTGGCCGACCCCATCGGACGGTCCGTCGAGCACTACGAGCGCACCGCCAACGAGCTCGACGGCCTGGTCAGCCGCCTCAGCGCCCTCCTCTGGCCCGTCCACGCCATGGCCCCGCCTCCGCCTCCGCCTCCGCCCCCGCCCCCGCCCCCTCCGCCTCCGCCTCCGCCTCCGGTGGCGCCGTTCACACCGGTGCCGTCGTGAAGGTCGCCATCGGGTCCGACCACGCCGGCTTCCGCCTGAAGTCGCATCTCATCGCGGTGCTCGGCGAGCTGGGCCACGAGGCCATCGACCTCGGCACCGACAGCGAGGCGTCGGTCGACTACCCGCCCATCTGCGCGGCGGTGGGCGCCGCCGTGGTGGCCGGCCAGGCCGACCGGGGCATCGTCCTCGGCGGCAGCGGCCAGGGCGAGCAGATCGCGGCCAACAAGGTCGACGGGGTGCGCGCCGCGCTCTGCAACGACCTCTACACCGCCCGGCTCTCCCGCGAGCACAACGACGCCAACGTGCTGTCGATGGGGGGCCGCATCGTCGCCGACGGCCTGGCCACCGAGATCCTCACGCTCTGGCTGGCCACCCCCTTCGAGGGCGGGCGCCACGAGCGCCGCCTCGCCCAGATCACCGACATCGAACGGGACGGTCCGCCCGCCGCGCCCGGAAAGGCCCCCTGATGCCATTCACCACCGACCGCGACGACGAGCTGTTCGGTCTCATCGACCAGGAGGTCGAGCGCCAGACGACGACCATCCAGCTCATCGCCAGCGAGAACTTCACCTCGCCGGCGGTGATGGAGGCCACGGGCTCGGTCTTCACCAACAAGTACAGCGAGGGCTACCCGGGCAAGCGCTACTACGGCGGCAACCAGGTGGTGGACGAGGTCGAGGACCTCGCCCGCGAGCGGGTCAAGGCGCTCTTCGGCGCCGAGCACGCCAACGTGCAGCCCCACTCGGGTGCCAATGCCAACATCGCGGTCTACCTGGCCGTGCTCGAGCCCGGCGACACCGTCATGGGCCAGTCCCTCGACCACGGCGGCCACCTCACCCACGGCTCGCCGGTCAACCTCAGCGGGCGGCTCTACGACTTCGTGCCCTACGGCCTGACCCCGAGCGACGAGCGTCTCGACTACGAGGCCATCGCCGACCTCGCCCGCGAGTGCCGACCGAAGCTGATTGTGGCCGGCGCCACCGCCTATTCGCGCACCATCGACCCCGAGGCGTTCCGGGCCATCGCCGACGAGGTGGGCGCGCTGTTCATGTTCGATGCCGCCCACATCGCCGGTCTGATCGCCGGCGGGGCGCACCCCAACCCGGTGCCCCACGCCGACATCGTCACCTTCACCACCCACAAGACGCTGCGCGGCCCCCGGGGCGGTTGCATCCTCAGCCGGGCCGAGCTCGGCGCCGCCATCGACAAGGCCATCTTCCCCGGCCTCCAGGGCGGTCCCCTCGAGCACGTCATCGCGGCCAAGGCGGTGGCCTTCCGTGAAGCCGCCGAGCCCGCCTTCCGTGCCTACGCCGCCCAGATCGTCAAGAACGCGGCGGCGCTGGCGGACGCTCTCGGCCGCGAGGGCTTCCGCCTCGTCTCCGGGGGCACCGACAACCACCTCATGTTGGTCGACCTGCGCCCGTTCGACGAGGAGCTGACGGGCAAGGAGGCCCAGAACGTCCTCGATCGCGCCGGCATCACCCTCAACAAGAACACGGTGCCCGACGATCCCCGCTCGCCCTTCGTCACCAGCGGCGTCCGCATCGGCACCCCCTCGGTCACCACCCAGGGCATGACCGAGCCCGAGATGACCATCATCGCGTCGCTCATCGCCCGGGCCCTGCGTCACCGGACCGACGACGCCGAGCTGGACGCGGTCCGCGAAGAGGTCGGCACGCTCTGCTCCAAGTTCCCGCCGTACTGATCGCCACCGCGACGGGCGCGTCCCCCGCCCGTCCCGGGCGTCGCGCCTGAGCGAAGGCGTCACGTGCGCGACGCCGCGGCCGACGGGTCTCAGGTGAACCGCCTCTCGCCGCGCGCCCGCTGGGCGCTCGTTGCCGCGCTCGCCGTGGGCGCCTACCTCGTGTTCTGCGGGGTCTGGCTGGCCATGGCCCGGCGGGAGGCACGGGCGGGCAGCGATCAACTGGCGGAGTTCCGGGAGGACCCCGACCCGCAGGACCTGCTCGATGGCACGGCCCTGCCCGTCATCGAGTCGGCCCAGCGAGACTTCGAGTCGGCCCGTGACCGCGCCCGGTCCCCGCTGCTGGCGCCGCTGCGGATGGTGCCGCTCCTCGGTCGACAGATCGATTCGTTCGCCACGATCTCCGGAGCGGCGGGCGAGGTGGCGGCCGCAGGGGTGCAGGGGGCGCAGGCCGCCCGCGAGGCCCTGGACGGGGACATCGCGCCGGGGGCGGCGCGCGTGGCCACGCTGCGCGAGCTGGCCGACATCGCCGAGGCCACCTCGGCGCGCCTCGCCACCATCCCCCTCGGTCCCAGCAGCGATCTCCTCGGTCCGGTGGCGCGCGGCCGCGACGAGCTCGCCGAGGAGAAGGACAGCGTCGAGCTGGCGCTGCTCTACACCCGCGATGCCGCCAACGCGCTCGCCGACATCCTGGAGGGCCCCTCCTCCTACCTGGTGATGGCGGCCAACAACGCCGAGATGCGTGCCGGTTCGGGCATGTTCTTGTCCGTGGGGCGGGTCGACTTCGGCGACGGCCGCCTCCAGCTCGCCGGCTTCCAGCCGTCGGGCTCGCTCCACCTCGACGTGGGGGTGCCCTACCGGGACCGCGACCTGAAGGACCTCTGGGGCTTCGCCCACCCGAACCGCGAGTGGCGCAACCTGGCGCTGTCGCCGCGCTTCCCGCCCAACGCCGAGATGGCGACCCGCATGTGGGCGGCGGCGGGGGAGGTGGAGGCGGATGGCGTGCTGGCCATCGACGTGGTGGGCCTCCAGGCCTTCCTGCGGGCGACCGGCCCCGTGGAGGTGGACGGCGAGACGGTCGACGCCGACAACGTCGTCCAGCTCCTGCTGCACGACCAGTACACCGGCGACCCCGACCAGTCGGACCGCCGCGACCGGCTGGCCGAGATCGCACGCGCGGTCCTCGAGGCCTTCGACGGCAGCTCCCCGGACCTCCCGGCGCTGGCCCAGGCGCTCCGTGAGGCGGTCGAGGGTCGTCACCTCATGCTGTGGTCGGCCGACACGGGCCGCCAGCGGGCCTGGGAGCAGGCGGGCGTGAGCGGCGCCGTGGGCGACCACGACGTGCTGGTGGGCCTGATGAACCGCGGCGGGAACAAGCTCGACCAGTACCAGCAGGTCCGGGGACGGGTGCGCACGCGACGGGTGGCCGAGGGCACCGTGGTGTCGGTCCGCCTCACCGTCACCAACGAGGTGCCCGAGGGCGAGCCCGAGTACATCGCCGGCGAGGGGGAGTACGGCCTCTACGACGGATGGCTGTCGCTCACCATGCCGGGTGACTCCGGCCTGGTGGACACGACCGAGGCGGACGCCGTGGCCGCAGGGCCCGACGGTGATTCACGGGTCCTGGCCATCCCGGTGGTCGTCTCGCCGGGGGACACCATCGAGTGGCGGGTGGCGTTCGTGGTGCCCGACGACGTCACCTCGGTGACGGTGGCGCCCTCGGCACGGGTCCCTCACATCGAGTGGTGGGGCCCCGACGGCCTGCGCTGGAACGATCGGGACACCCCCCGCCAGGCGGTGCCGCTGCCGCCGGCCGGTTGACGCCGACCGGCGCCGGCTGGGGACCACGAACGCCCCACGTGAAGAGATTTCTCACTCAGGGTGGCGGAACGGACCCGTCGCGTGTACTGTGCGAATTGAACACAGACCACGACCTGTTGAGGGATCGTCACCATGGCTGCGCAACTTGAGCGATTTTCGAAGATCCGCCCCCTGCGGGCGCTCCTGGCGGCCGGCGGGCTCGCGGTGCTCCTCCTCGTCGGAGTGGTCGCCTCTCCCGCCTCTGCGCAGGACTACCCGACCCCGACCACCACGCCCACCTCGGTGGACGTCACCGAGGTCACCAACACGAACAACCTGCCCCGCACCGGCAGCGACAACACGATGATGCTCGCTGTGGTCGGCGTCGGCGTCGTGGCCGCCGGCACGGGCCTCGTGGTCCTCGGCAAGCGCCGGGCCCACCAGTCGGGCGCCTCCGCCTGATCCCTCTTCCCCGAGGTGGGGGCGACCTCCTCGGGAGTGTTCAACGCACCCTGGAACCGAACAGCGCGCCCCTCGGGGGCGCGC contains:
- a CDS encoding acetyl-CoA acetyltransferase, with the protein product MVKVVDPRTPVIVGVGQVENRIDRGDDEVEPVELIARAAEAAATDSGGRGLLAAVDSVRVVKLLSWRYRDPGALVAERVGAKPRQSIYTTDGGQTPQALLNRTALDIAAGDLDVALLCGGEAWRTRTAHRNRDEKPAWTSQGEDTPLADSFGAPLDMIDEAEAAQGLVLPVQMYAIFEIALRAAAGRTPAEHLAHLGRLWSGFSEVAAANPHAWNRTAMTPEEAVTPTPTNRLIGYPYTLVMNSNNNVEQAAAVLLCSAEKAEALGVPRDRWVFPVAGAEANDRAHVSPRNDLCSSPALRTAGAALFDAAGIGAADLGPVDLYSCFPSAVQIAAAELGLGLERPLTVTGGMGLAGGPWNNYATHGIATMVEVLRGETPGTLGLCSANGGFTTKHALGLYATEPPAGGFRHAGTQAEADALAAPGREVAPDDHAGPVTVEAYTVMHGRDGEREVALAAGLLPDGRRAWCSTRDVDTMAALIDEECCGRPAHRAAGGSLRLD
- a CDS encoding LPXTG cell wall anchor domain-containing protein gives rise to the protein MAAQLERFSKIRPLRALLAAGGLAVLLLVGVVASPASAQDYPTPTTTPTSVDVTEVTNTNNLPRTGSDNTMMLAVVGVGVVAAGTGLVVLGKRRAHQSGASA
- the rpiB gene encoding ribose 5-phosphate isomerase B, producing the protein MKVAIGSDHAGFRLKSHLIAVLGELGHEAIDLGTDSEASVDYPPICAAVGAAVVAGQADRGIVLGGSGQGEQIAANKVDGVRAALCNDLYTARLSREHNDANVLSMGGRIVADGLATEILTLWLATPFEGGRHERRLAQITDIERDGPPAAPGKAP
- a CDS encoding serine hydroxymethyltransferase → MPFTTDRDDELFGLIDQEVERQTTTIQLIASENFTSPAVMEATGSVFTNKYSEGYPGKRYYGGNQVVDEVEDLARERVKALFGAEHANVQPHSGANANIAVYLAVLEPGDTVMGQSLDHGGHLTHGSPVNLSGRLYDFVPYGLTPSDERLDYEAIADLARECRPKLIVAGATAYSRTIDPEAFRAIADEVGALFMFDAAHIAGLIAGGAHPNPVPHADIVTFTTHKTLRGPRGGCILSRAELGAAIDKAIFPGLQGGPLEHVIAAKAVAFREAAEPAFRAYAAQIVKNAAALADALGREGFRLVSGGTDNHLMLVDLRPFDEELTGKEAQNVLDRAGITLNKNTVPDDPRSPFVTSGVRIGTPSVTTQGMTEPEMTIIASLIARALRHRTDDAELDAVREEVGTLCSKFPPY
- a CDS encoding DUF4012 domain-containing protein encodes the protein MRDAAADGSQVNRLSPRARWALVAALAVGAYLVFCGVWLAMARREARAGSDQLAEFREDPDPQDLLDGTALPVIESAQRDFESARDRARSPLLAPLRMVPLLGRQIDSFATISGAAGEVAAAGVQGAQAAREALDGDIAPGAARVATLRELADIAEATSARLATIPLGPSSDLLGPVARGRDELAEEKDSVELALLYTRDAANALADILEGPSSYLVMAANNAEMRAGSGMFLSVGRVDFGDGRLQLAGFQPSGSLHLDVGVPYRDRDLKDLWGFAHPNREWRNLALSPRFPPNAEMATRMWAAAGEVEADGVLAIDVVGLQAFLRATGPVEVDGETVDADNVVQLLLHDQYTGDPDQSDRRDRLAEIARAVLEAFDGSSPDLPALAQALREAVEGRHLMLWSADTGRQRAWEQAGVSGAVGDHDVLVGLMNRGGNKLDQYQQVRGRVRTRRVAEGTVVSVRLTVTNEVPEGEPEYIAGEGEYGLYDGWLSLTMPGDSGLVDTTEADAVAAGPDGDSRVLAIPVVVSPGDTIEWRVAFVVPDDVTSVTVAPSARVPHIEWWGPDGLRWNDRDTPRQAVPLPPAG
- a CDS encoding cyclic nucleotide-binding domain-containing protein, which translates into the protein MVRRKKATEAAERLSRIAFFEGFTPDELARVAELVDDVEAEPGAVLTDQGRPGQECYVIESGQANVYFGGEHIATLGPGSMVGEMALLEHRPRIASVVAETPMQLLGLDTRSFRALLEEMPKASQRVMSLLNARLQENADRQSGGEG